One stretch of Armatimonadota bacterium DNA includes these proteins:
- the thiO gene encoding glycine oxidase ThiO, which produces MTEDVVIVGGGICGLSIGWYLARAGRGVTILEKGQAGLGATWAAAGMLAPHAEAEPGEEWMLPLLRASRDRWAAFARDLETASGIPVDYRDEGTLVVALDRDDVERLRFLYDFQKRQHLPTEWLAGEEARRMEPYLSPRVVAALYSPLDHQVDNVKVARALAEAFRRAGGRLRENTEVTRIVVDQGRVLGVRLPHAFLEASTVVLAAGAWSATIPGLPDSVRPPVRPVKGQMLALQMRREAPLLRHVVWGPEAYLVPRRDGRLLVGATVEEKGFDGRLTAGGILQLLRGAWEVLPGVEELPLVDMWVGFRPGSRDDAPILGPTEVEGLVLATGHYRNGILLAPITAEVISHYLLHGELPEIARPFTVDRFRRGRSASRGRE; this is translated from the coding sequence GTGACCGAGGATGTGGTGATCGTGGGGGGCGGGATCTGCGGGCTCAGCATCGGCTGGTACCTGGCCCGGGCGGGACGCGGGGTGACCATCCTGGAGAAGGGGCAGGCGGGCCTGGGCGCCACCTGGGCCGCGGCGGGCATGCTGGCCCCGCACGCGGAGGCCGAGCCCGGCGAGGAGTGGATGCTGCCGCTGCTGCGGGCGAGCCGGGATCGGTGGGCGGCCTTTGCCCGCGATCTGGAGACGGCAAGCGGAATACCCGTGGACTACCGGGACGAGGGGACCTTGGTGGTGGCCCTGGACCGGGACGACGTGGAGCGGCTGCGGTTCCTGTACGATTTCCAGAAGCGGCAGCATCTCCCCACGGAGTGGCTGGCCGGGGAGGAGGCCCGGCGCATGGAGCCCTACCTCTCCCCCCGGGTCGTCGCCGCCCTCTACAGTCCCCTCGACCACCAGGTGGACAACGTGAAGGTGGCCCGGGCCCTGGCCGAGGCCTTCCGGCGGGCGGGCGGGCGGCTGCGGGAGAACACGGAGGTGACCCGCATCGTGGTGGACCAGGGCCGGGTGCTGGGCGTGCGCCTGCCGCACGCCTTCCTGGAGGCCTCCACGGTCGTCCTCGCGGCGGGAGCCTGGTCTGCCACCATCCCCGGGTTGCCGGATTCCGTGCGGCCTCCCGTGCGGCCCGTCAAGGGGCAGATGCTGGCCCTGCAGATGCGGCGGGAAGCGCCGCTTCTGCGGCACGTGGTGTGGGGGCCGGAGGCGTACCTCGTGCCCCGGCGGGACGGCCGGCTGCTGGTGGGCGCCACGGTGGAGGAGAAGGGCTTCGATGGCCGTCTCACCGCGGGCGGGATCCTGCAGCTGCTGCGGGGCGCGTGGGAAGTGCTACCGGGGGTTGAGGAGCTCCCCCTCGTGGACATGTGGGTGGGGTTCCGGCCGGGGAGCCGGGACGACGCGCCCATCCTGGGGCCCACGGAGGTGGAGGGGCTCGTCCTGGCCACCGGCCACTATCGCAACGGGATCCTGCTCGCCCCCATCACCGCGGAGGTCATCTCCCACTACCTCCTCCACGGGGAGCTACCGGAGATCGCCCGGCCCTTCACCGTGGATCGGTTCCGGAGGGGCAGATCCGCCTCCCGCGGGCGGGAGTAG
- a CDS encoding AraC family transcriptional regulator, with the protein MPKPTQTVPEPIHPLVFRAHLGHPGSVQAVIPDRRLGFPPYPPAGELGAWEWVWGHAEVEFLEGRAYAGEAGWSLERRAVPNALAILVLEGRSRWRIGNRSLVAGPGDLLFIPEGVPHAAEAPIPVRFLSVHFTARVLGAQCLLLVLGFPAILEGREDAGVVRELVRLSIHRPAGWRPRGRALLMELLLRTVHEHPGEFRPLQMQEGRALRVLCPAFQLLEAMEGRVRVEELAKAAACSPTYLRRLFRAGLGMSPKQYLLQRRLQRAADLLRTTDHTVQQVAERCGFESLSHFHRCFRARFGCTPLEFRTRLAQPP; encoded by the coding sequence CCGATCCACCCCCTCGTCTTCCGGGCCCACCTGGGGCATCCTGGGAGTGTGCAGGCGGTGATCCCGGATCGGAGGCTCGGATTCCCGCCCTACCCGCCCGCGGGGGAGCTCGGGGCGTGGGAGTGGGTGTGGGGACACGCGGAGGTCGAGTTCTTGGAGGGGAGGGCGTACGCGGGGGAGGCCGGGTGGTCCCTGGAACGCCGTGCGGTGCCCAACGCCCTCGCCATCCTGGTGCTGGAGGGCAGGAGCCGGTGGCGGATCGGGAACCGGTCCCTGGTCGCGGGTCCGGGGGATCTCCTGTTCATTCCGGAGGGGGTTCCGCACGCCGCGGAGGCGCCCATCCCTGTCCGCTTTCTCTCCGTCCACTTCACCGCCCGGGTCCTGGGGGCCCAGTGCCTGCTCCTGGTGCTGGGGTTCCCCGCGATCCTCGAGGGGAGGGAAGATGCGGGCGTTGTGCGGGAACTCGTGCGCCTTTCGATCCACCGGCCCGCGGGCTGGCGGCCGCGGGGCCGGGCCCTGTTGATGGAACTGCTCCTGCGGACGGTGCACGAACACCCCGGGGAGTTCCGGCCCCTGCAGATGCAGGAGGGACGGGCCCTACGGGTACTGTGCCCCGCGTTCCAACTCCTGGAGGCTATGGAGGGTCGGGTGCGGGTGGAGGAACTGGCGAAGGCCGCGGCGTGCTCGCCCACGTACCTCCGCCGGCTCTTCCGTGCAGGCCTCGGCATGTCCCCCAAGCAGTACCTTCTGCAGCGCCGGCTGCAGCGGGCCGCGGATCTGCTGCGTACCACGGACCACACGGTGCAGCAGGTGGCGGAGCGGTGCGGGTTTGAGAGCCTGTCCCACTTCCACCGGTGCTTCCGGGCCCGGTTCGGGTGTACGCCCCTTGAGTTCCGGACCCGGCTTGCGCAGCCGCCGTGA